The DNA segment TTCTTCCCCGCCTGAGACAGTCCTTCATCGATCGCTTTTTCGATCGGCTTCATGTCGAACATCTCCGGCGTCCATTGCGGGATGTATTTGATTCCCGGCTGAAGCTGGTTCCGCAGCGGGATATCGTCTTTTGGAATATCCATTCTGAGGGAGCCCTCGCTCCCGGCATCGACGTACTTCGCGGAAATCTTTTGGAAGTCGATCTGTCCCTCGCGCGAGAGAAACCAGTTAATGAACATCTTGGCGGCGTTAGGGTGAGGAGACTTATTCATTAGGGCCAGCGTCTTCGCGCGCGACTCGACTCCCACGCCTTCTTTGAAGAGCATCGGATCGGCCAGGTCCACCGGCAGTCCCTGCGTCTTGGCCTCGCTGATCGATTGATGGCGGCAGAGGCATAGAAAGAACTTCCCGCTCGCGAGCCAGTCTTCACCCTGGGGATATTGCCGGTAGAGGGTCAGGTCCATCTCGCTGTAGAGGCGCTTGAGAAACTGCGGGCCTAAATCGGGATGATAATAAAAGAAGCGGTCGCGAGTGGCGGCGAAGCCGCCGGCGCGTGGATCGAAAGCGACGATCTTACCTTTCCACTTCGGATTCAAAAGATCCCAATAAGACTTGAACTCCTTCGGGTTGACGAGATTGCTGTTATAGCCGACGAGATAGAGCGGCGCGCCGACGAAAACAAAGATGTACTTGCCTTCGGGGTCGATCGTGTGATGCTTTCCCTGCCACCATTTGGACGCATCGCTCACCTCGGGCAGGAGAAACGCGGAAGTGGTGGGATCGAGGACCTTGGCCTGGTAGAGCCGGTACGGAGAGGTGTTGCCGAGATTGGCGAGGTCGGCGAGAAATTTACCCGCGCGCCGCTCCGCCATGATGCGCGAAACCAGCTCGACCCCCCGCGCCGTTACTGAGACCAGCTTGACCTTGGGAAATCTCTTCTGAAAGCCGCTGTGGAGAAAGACCTCGCCGACTTCCGATAGGGAATAGATAACGAGTTGTCCCTCCGCTTCCGCCGCCCTCACCGTCCTCTCCCACTCGCGTTGCCAATCGCTTTTGCTCTCCTCACCGGCAAAGGGACTGGCAGCGGGAAGCGGAAAACACAATGACAGAACCAAAATTCTCGGGACAAGCCAGCGTGCGCTTCTACGTCGACCTGAAACCGTTTTCTGCCAACGGCCACTCTCTATATTCATGCCTCGATCAGATTGCTCCTTGGAATAATCACGTTCCTATCCGGCAAGATATTCTGCCAGGTGGGCCCCGCTCGTGAACACGAGAATCAGCAGCCAGATCAGGGTAAATCCGAAGGGCGTAAAGAGCAGGTAATACTTCGACGGAACGAAGCCGAATCGGCGCATCAGCGGGCGAACCTGTTTTTGTTCCGCGGCGGTCTCGAGAAGCGAAAACCTGGGATCGTTCGGATAACGTTTTCGGAACGTTTCCGCCTTGATCTGCCAGACATCCTGGAAGAGACAGGTTCTTCCGATCGAAAACGTCCACACGAGGTTGAAGATAGTCCCGGCGATATAGATGTGCCAGTTCTCCGGCCTGAGCCCGCCGGAAAAATTCAGGGCGGAGACCAACAAGGCGTTGACCGCCAGGAGGACTTGCAGCTTCGCGGTCTTGATGGGATTCTCTCGCGACCAGAGGTCCACGACCATCTTGTAGGCGTCGAAATCCCGTTGCTCTTGTTGATTGGAAGGTTTTCGTTCTTCCACGGCTCACTCATCCCTGCTCCCACCCGCAATTTAGCAGCGTGCGATCAAACTTCGTTAACGCTTACCTGAACTGCAATCCGGTCGCAACCGGAAGACCCCCGCGAACCGGCCCCTGCCTGAAGCCGGCGGCGTTTCCCACCCCGATCTCCGCAGCGCCGATATTTATTTCTTATTCCTCCTTTACGTTGCCCCTTCCGTGGTAATAAAAATATAAAGAACCCAATCATGAAATTTGTATTGGACAGCCATGGTTCGTTACGATTAAGTTATGAGTAGAAATCATGGCGAAGAAAGGAAACCCCATGGTCAGCGTACGACGAGAGGAAAAGACCTACCCGGTATCGAAAGAACAAGAGCAGGATTTGAGGCAGGTCGTTTGGACCAATTGCCCGCAATGCGGCAATACCTGGGTGACGAAGGCCGTCCTCATTCCGGGAAAGTGCCCGGTTTGCGGCGGCAAGCCCAAAGCTCAGAAGGCGATGTAGACGCTTAGAGCCGCGAAATAAGGGTGAGCCGGAGCCTTCGAGCCCGCGGGCCGCGGCCGCAAAACGTCTCGTACCCCCGGCCGCAGTGATTTCTGCCGGAGAGTCGACGCACCCGTCGATCAACTCGATGTCTCTCAGTGAAGGCATCCACATCGATGCCAAGCTGCGAACAAAACCCGTCAAGCGCGCCGGCATCGCTATCTCCACTTGCCGCCGCTTTCCTCTTTCTTAGACTCACTCCAACGCGCGTTATGTAGGCGCGATGGCTACTAGAGGCTCATGGTCACTCGCCGCACGTAATCTAACGGACCGTGATTGATCGACGGGATCGGAGCCCACTTGTCGATTATATATTGCTTGCGCCGCGCGTACAGCGCCGCGGCGTCAATGCCGCGCGCGCTCATGATGCGAATGGACGAACGAGCATGTCGGTGAAGGTAGATCATTCCGAAAAAGCGTTGGTTCAAGTATCCTTTCATCTCCATCTGGAAAGCCAAATCGTTGTCTTCAAAACCCCAACCCGCTCCATTGAACGGCTCATTTTCGTCAAAGCGGACTCCGTCCTCGAAAACTTCGCGGCGGAACAGGCCATATTGAGTCCACGCGACCAGGTTTGTGGTCTCCAGACGGCAACTGTCAATGCCGTACAAATAAGCGCTGGCGCGTTCTCGATCCGGCGTTTGCCCCATCGAGTCCGCACCTACGCAGCCCAACCTGTGCCCGCTGTTTTCCATGTAACGCACCATGGCAAAACTAGAGAAGGGTACGATCTCAATGTCGCCGTCCATGAACAGGAGATAATCGGCTTCGCATTCGAACATGTAGTCGATAATCTGGTTCCGGGCGATTGCGTTGCCCAGGTTTTCACTGTTCAAGATAAATTTATGCGGCACGTCGATCCGGGGCTCAAGGGCCCGCAAAGCATCCGCCAACCCGTCGGTCGAGCCGTTGTCGCAAATGCATAGAAACGGCTCCTGGCCCAGGCGCCGCAGCATGCGGGCCTCCCGGATATGGGCATGCACCGAATCCAATGTGATCTCCCGCGTATTCCAGGCGAGCATCGCGAGGACGATTTTCTTACCCGCCGGCAGCGCCGCCCGACCACCCTTTGAGAAGACCCCGGCCATGCATGCATGCGGATGCGGCGGCTGCTGGCGATAGAGACCTGGGTCTCCCTCGCGGGGCTCCTCGACGGTGTCCGCCATAGGATGGAGATCGTAGCGGCGGCAGAGTTCGAGCCATTCGCTGGCTATTACCTTGTTCCACCCGTTGAAAACTTCGGCGCGATCGGCCCGCATCACGCCCGCTTGCAAGAATGCGGGTTGCTCCCAGAAACCGTCAAAATAGTAATCCGACGTTAGGATGAGCCAACCTCCGGCCTTGAGCGCGCGGGCCATGGCGGCGATGAGCGCCTCCCTCTGCGGCTGCAGGAGATGCTCCAACGTATTCACGCAGATCACGCGGTCAAAAGCATCCTGGGGAATCCCGAAGGGAAGAACGAACCATCCGTTCTGAATGGGGCTCCAATGACGATAGAGAACGTGGGGATAGAGCCGGACCATACGCTCCTGGAAGTTCACCGGGTTGATCGTACAATCGAGCACCGCCATGGTGTTGCCAAGGCGTGACTGAAAAAGCGCGAAGGGAAGTTCCCAGCGGCGCATCCATGGAAGCGATTGGCCCTGATTGAATGCAGCATACTCCGACAGAGCGAGATCAGCCGCTTTGGCGGCGGTCATCATGGGGATACTCCTTTCTTGCGTTGAGGGACTGCGGCTTACCGCCGGCTGGTTATCGTGCATCGAGGAATGACCGGGTTGATAGAAGTGCCAATCGGAACCGAGCAAGCGTTGAATTTCTTCGATCCGATAGGGTTGCCAGTAAGCACTGCCTGTTTGTTTGGGGCTTACATTGTGCCGGTGAATGATGCCGACGTGAAAGGTCGGGTCGGAGAGCACGAGCATACGCTCTGGACAACCGCTCCATACAAAACGACTGTCTTCACCGACGTTGATCTCCATAAAAGGGTGAGCGGCCCAAAAGTTTTTCGCGTAGCATAGCGTGCTACCCGACAGCCAAAACCGTTGTCCGGCCGGATACGTATATTTCCAGGCCCGCCCCGCCTCCGGTTCGTAGAAAAGCAGCGTGTTGATTCCGCACGCCTCCGCAGCGGCGCCCAACAGCGCCTCGACTTGGTAGCGCAGCCGACGTGGAGCCATCCAATCATCGTCGTCCCAGTGCGCGATGATCTCGCCGGCCGCCGCTTCGCACGCAACGTTGCGCTTCGCGCCCAGCGACATTCTCCGCTCGAGCCGCAGGTAGCGAATGCTGGGATAGTCGGGCACTAGGTCGGCCACCCCGTCCTCCCCGTCGTCGAGGATAAGCAATTCCTTGCTCGGATAGTCCTGCGCCAAGAAATAGCGGATCGCCTGCGGCACGAACCGACGCCGGTTGGCGGTCGGCATGATGCAGGAGACGAGAGGCTCGATGCTCACAATATCTCCTCAAGAGTTTGATGCTAGAGACACGCGAGGTTGGACATCCTGGTAAGCGTTGGCCTCCGAGGAGGCGCTGACCTTATCAAAATTGGCGAGGAGTAGTTGTTCCAACTCTTGCGCCGTGAGGCCTTGTATTGAACCGTAGATCCACGAACATGCCGCGAGAATTTTTACTCGCACTTTTGACTCCAGCTGGCTAAGGGTGCTCCACGGCGTAGCATTCCGTCGCCCGTCGCTCGACGCGTCAATCCGGGAAATAGTAGCGGCCATCTTGCCCACGCCTTAGACGCCCCGCTGACGCAAGCTGCTCAAGAGCGTCTCGAACAGCAACATTGGAAAGTCGAAGTTCCGTAGCCAGGAAGTTGGTGCCGCGTACCTGACGTCCCTGCGGCGTGGACTCCGCAGTTGCTATTGCAACCTCTAACACACGCTCTGCAGCTGTCGGGGGAGCCGGTCCGCCGCGCAGTTGCAATCCCGCGAGGAAGTTCGGCCCGTCATCGAAGGGCCCGAGATCGCCGAGCCGCGCATCGCCTACTCCGTCTGTCGGCGGCTTCAATACTGAGAGGTTCACGCGATACGTCATGGCGACAAGGGCGCCGAGCCATCTGAGTTTTTGCTCTGGCGTGCCCGCTGCGAGCGTTGTCCGATCAGTCTGAGGGGCTTCTTCGTTGTGGTACTCAACGGTGGTCACGTACCTTAACTCGGCACCTTTGTTTTTCAGTTTCTCCGCAGTGCTCTCTGGGCCTCTGCTCATACCGGTGTTGATGCCCGTGCCAGCGTTTGCCAGGTTCCAGGAAACAGCCGGACCATGAAGGGGGTGTGCGAGAAGATGAGCGCTACGGAACATCGAAAAGACAGCTCGGCTGGTCGTTTCGCCGCGGTGTTGTTCCTGTTTGCGTGGCTCGACGATCGCTGAAACAAGATCTTTGAACTGAATGCCTGCCTGGGACGCACTGCCTGCTGTATTTCCCGCTCTGCTAGTTAGCGGCTCTGCAATGACACGGTACGCCCTGCCACCTGACTTGACCGCATAGGTCACAACTGTCGGACGCACTTCCTCCGAACCAAGTAGCGCTGCGATCTCACCAGTAATCTGTTCCACGCGACGATGACGCGCTTCGTGCTGCGCAGGATCCGGTTCCGATCCGCCGACCAACCCACTCAGTTCGGAATACTTGCTTTGAAGCTGTCCGCGCTTCGGTTCCGGCTCAGCCGCAATGATTTCTTCCAGGGTCTGCTCCGCGCTTCGAACTGTAACCACTGCCCGGTTGTCCCGGCGGTCGACGGTAATCTTATGAAGCCGACGGTCTGCACCAGTGAAGCTCTTGCTGACCCGCCACCAATCCACCACCGCCTGCACACCCGACTTGATCGCGTTGAGCACTCCTTGGATCGCCGCCCGCACACCGTCGATCAGCGCCAGAATCGCGTTGTCCACGCGCGTGCGCACGTTCACGATGATCTCGCGCACGCGTTCGCCAATACCACCGAGTCCAGCGTAGTTGGCCAGGAAGCCGATCACGACCGGCATGGCATTCCGAAACGCCGATTCCAGTTTTTCGGCGGCGGGATTCAGGACGCCGTTGGCAATCTGGATGATGGCGTCGAACACGTTAATCAACATTTGAATGATACGGCGCGCGTACTCCATTGCCGTTTTAATTGCCTGGTACACGGCGAAGATCGCTTCTAAAACTCCGCTCAGTCCGGCCGATGCGGCCAGTGCTGTCAGCCGCGCGCTGATGATCGCTATAATGCGTTGCATCACCCAGCCCACCGCTGATTCGATTACGGCGTTGCCGAGATCAGAAAGCCGGTCCACGAGATGCCGCCAGATGCCGCGCGGGCCTTCGGTGAGGGCGATCCGCAGCCACTCGAGCGCGCCGGTGAGGAAGTTCAGCGCTTGTCGCAGGCGCCGGCCCGCGCCGGGAAACCGCCGGTCGATCAAGTCGATCACGTGATCGACGGACAAACCAAGCACGTCCAGTATCAAGTTAAGCCACCCGCGCCAATCCGTTATGCCGGAGGGCAACGTGATGCTGCGGTCGCCGACCGCATTGAGGAGCCAACCCTGAACGCCGAACCAGAGGTGGGACAGGATGTTGCGCATAAAGCGGCCGATGCCCATCAGGACCGTCTTGAGCGCGTTCTCGATGAAGCGCAGCGGACGGGCAAGCACTAGGTCCCAAGCCAGGGAAGCTTTGTCCAGGAGTTGGCCCATCAGGTCCAGCGGTATGCGGAGGACGCGCACGACCAGGCCGAAGGCTGTCTTCATCGCGCCAATCAGATCGAAGTTAACGAACACCTGGACCAGAAGTGTTGTGACTTGGGCTTTTGTTTGTTGCCACGCCTCAGGGCTTGACGCGAGTTCGCTGAAGAACGGAATGTTGCGCAGGATGAGCGGGATAAGATAGTCGATGAATGGGTCTCGGATGCACTTCGGAATCGCGTGCCAGATGCGACGAAAGACGCCGCCTGCAATGCGGAAAAAGTTTCCGACGACCCGTGCGATCTCCTCCAGCGCGTCAATCAGCAGCCGAGCGACCCTCCCCACACCCTGCAGGCCGCGCTGTAGCCAGTTCGCCATCCCCTGCACGCCCTCGATCGCCCATTCCAGCAGCCCACGAAAACCGCCCGCAATCCAGTTGATCAATCCACTGGCAAAGCTGAGGATGGGAACGCTGGCGACAGCATTGGATAGATTGGTGAGGCCGGTGACCACGCGCCCGAGCGCGCCAGTGATGGTATTCGCGATGCCATGAACGATGCCGCTCACTCGGTCGATGGCGCCGAGGATGGCGGGCAAGATCGTGCCGCGGAGGAAACTCTGCTGTTGCACGACCGCGCTGCGCGATCGCATGTTTTGTCGAATCCACTGAATGCCGCGCAAGATGCCCGCCGCGGCCGCGCCGATGGCGATGATGGGGCCAGCGGGAGAGAGCATGACGAGGACGCCGGCGACGATCAGCAACTGGCGCTTGAAGGGAGCAATCTTCTCCATCACCCAGTCCCACGCGGCGCTCGCCTTGCGCTGGAACCACTGTAGGATACCGTTCTGTCCTTCCTCCCCTTCGCCGATGCCGATTAGGTTCTTGAGCCAACGCCAGGCACGGCTCAGCCAGTCGCGCACTGGTTGCGTCTTCTCCCAGATCCAGCGGCCAATGCGCTCGATCTCCTCCCAGATCGCTCCCCCGATGCGCTTCAGCAGATTCCAGATTGGCGCGCCGAAACGATCCCAAAGACCCTGAAAGAACTCTTTGACCTGCATAGCGTAGTATTTCACCCGCTCGATTGCAGGCGCGGTCAGTCCCTCGAAGACCTGATAGATCTTGTCCGCGGCCTCGCTAATCGGTCCGCAATCGTTCCTCGCAATCCGAGCTCCGGCGTCGCGCAGCCACGTGAGCAGGTTGCCGAAGTGTTTGCGCACACCTGTGATAATGTCGCCGATCGCCCGTATCGGTCGCGCAGCGACGTCGATAAGTGCTTGCAGAGCGTTGCTGAGTTTCTCTTTCAGCCAGGTGAAGACGCCCTTGCGCAGAATAGGCACAAGCGACGGCGCAAAGCGCTCCAGCAGCCCCCAGACGCGGTCTTCCAGCCAGTCGACGACATCGCTAATGATCGGGATCCTGAACTTCTGGACACGCGACCCCTCCGTCCGTTCTACCACCTGCGCCCTGCCGCCCCGCCGCGCGGCAGCCGAGGTTTGTTCGGCCTCGCGTTCAAAGCGATCGCCTCCGCCTGCACCGTAAGTCTGTATCACCGGTGCGCCGCGTTGTTGCACGACGTGGGTCACCTCATGCGCCATCAACTCCACGTCAGTTGGCCGTTCGCGGGAGCCAAGGAAGATGTGCAGTCCGTAAGTGAAAGCGCGCGCGCCCAGGCTGTCGACCGCTGCGGCCGCGCGATCGTCCGTGTGTACCGACACACCTTCCAGGGATATATCCAAAGTATGTTCAAGCGCCTTCTGGGTAGCGGCAGGCAGTGACTCGCCGACGCCTGGCGCGCGAATTACCGTTCCGACCGGTTCCGGCAGTTGGCCGAGTTGTGGCGGCGCAGGTCCGGCGCTCAATCGAACCGCAGGAGGGCCGGCCGCCATCGGCCGAGC comes from the Candidatus Binatia bacterium genome and includes:
- a CDS encoding extracellular solute-binding protein; its protein translation is MRAAEAEGQLVIYSLSEVGEVFLHSGFQKRFPKVKLVSVTARGVELVSRIMAERRAGKFLADLANLGNTSPYRLYQAKVLDPTTSAFLLPEVSDASKWWQGKHHTIDPEGKYIFVFVGAPLYLVGYNSNLVNPKEFKSYWDLLNPKWKGKIVAFDPRAGGFAATRDRFFYYHPDLGPQFLKRLYSEMDLTLYRQYPQGEDWLASGKFFLCLCRHQSISEAKTQGLPVDLADPMLFKEGVGVESRAKTLALMNKSPHPNAAKMFINWFLSREGQIDFQKISAKYVDAGSEGSLRMDIPKDDIPLRNQLQPGIKYIPQWTPEMFDMKPIEKAIDEGLSQAGK
- a CDS encoding glycosyltransferase, producing MPTANRRRFVPQAIRYFLAQDYPSKELLILDDGEDGVADLVPDYPSIRYLRLERRMSLGAKRNVACEAAAGEIIAHWDDDDWMAPRRLRYQVEALLGAAAEACGINTLLFYEPEAGRAWKYTYPAGQRFWLSGSTLCYAKNFWAAHPFMEINVGEDSRFVWSGCPERMLVLSDPTFHVGIIHRHNVSPKQTGSAYWQPYRIEEIQRLLGSDWHFYQPGHSSMHDNQPAVSRSPSTQERSIPMMTAAKAADLALSEYAAFNQGQSLPWMRRWELPFALFQSRLGNTMAVLDCTINPVNFQERMVRLYPHVLYRHWSPIQNGWFVLPFGIPQDAFDRVICVNTLEHLLQPQREALIAAMARALKAGGWLILTSDYYFDGFWEQPAFLQAGVMRADRAEVFNGWNKVIASEWLELCRRYDLHPMADTVEEPREGDPGLYRQQPPHPHACMAGVFSKGGRAALPAGKKIVLAMLAWNTREITLDSVHAHIREARMLRRLGQEPFLCICDNGSTDGLADALRALEPRIDVPHKFILNSENLGNAIARNQIIDYMFECEADYLLFMDGDIEIVPFSSFAMVRYMENSGHRLGCVGADSMGQTPDRERASAYLYGIDSCRLETTNLVAWTQYGLFRREVFEDGVRFDENEPFNGAGWGFEDNDLAFQMEMKGYLNQRFFGMIYLHRHARSSIRIMSARGIDAAALYARRKQYIIDKWAPIPSINHGPLDYVRRVTMSL
- a CDS encoding DUF4157 domain-containing protein: MSAGPAPPQLGQLPEPVGTVIRAPGVGESLPAATQKALEHTLDISLEGVSVHTDDRAAAAVDSLGARAFTYGLHIFLGSRERPTDVELMAHEVTHVVQQRGAPVIQTYGAGGGDRFEREAEQTSAAARRGGRAQVVERTEGSRVQKFRIPIISDVVDWLEDRVWGLLERFAPSLVPILRKGVFTWLKEKLSNALQALIDVAARPIRAIGDIITGVRKHFGNLLTWLRDAGARIARNDCGPISEAADKIYQVFEGLTAPAIERVKYYAMQVKEFFQGLWDRFGAPIWNLLKRIGGAIWEEIERIGRWIWEKTQPVRDWLSRAWRWLKNLIGIGEGEEGQNGILQWFQRKASAAWDWVMEKIAPFKRQLLIVAGVLVMLSPAGPIIAIGAAAAGILRGIQWIRQNMRSRSAVVQQQSFLRGTILPAILGAIDRVSGIVHGIANTITGALGRVVTGLTNLSNAVASVPILSFASGLINWIAGGFRGLLEWAIEGVQGMANWLQRGLQGVGRVARLLIDALEEIARVVGNFFRIAGGVFRRIWHAIPKCIRDPFIDYLIPLILRNIPFFSELASSPEAWQQTKAQVTTLLVQVFVNFDLIGAMKTAFGLVVRVLRIPLDLMGQLLDKASLAWDLVLARPLRFIENALKTVLMGIGRFMRNILSHLWFGVQGWLLNAVGDRSITLPSGITDWRGWLNLILDVLGLSVDHVIDLIDRRFPGAGRRLRQALNFLTGALEWLRIALTEGPRGIWRHLVDRLSDLGNAVIESAVGWVMQRIIAIISARLTALAASAGLSGVLEAIFAVYQAIKTAMEYARRIIQMLINVFDAIIQIANGVLNPAAEKLESAFRNAMPVVIGFLANYAGLGGIGERVREIIVNVRTRVDNAILALIDGVRAAIQGVLNAIKSGVQAVVDWWRVSKSFTGADRRLHKITVDRRDNRAVVTVRSAEQTLEEIIAAEPEPKRGQLQSKYSELSGLVGGSEPDPAQHEARHRRVEQITGEIAALLGSEEVRPTVVTYAVKSGGRAYRVIAEPLTSRAGNTAGSASQAGIQFKDLVSAIVEPRKQEQHRGETTSRAVFSMFRSAHLLAHPLHGPAVSWNLANAGTGINTGMSRGPESTAEKLKNKGAELRYVTTVEYHNEEAPQTDRTTLAAGTPEQKLRWLGALVAMTYRVNLSVLKPPTDGVGDARLGDLGPFDDGPNFLAGLQLRGGPAPPTAAERVLEVAIATAESTPQGRQVRGTNFLATELRLSNVAVRDALEQLASAGRLRRGQDGRYYFPD